A genomic region of Rhipicephalus sanguineus isolate Rsan-2018 chromosome 3, BIME_Rsan_1.4, whole genome shotgun sequence contains the following coding sequences:
- the LOC119385328 gene encoding uncharacterized protein LOC119385328, with translation MYDLRVVIPSPFRVPVLEELHLGHPGIVRSKELARSYVWWPGSPKWVRGTVLKKTGPVSYNVTVTTPQGKLIWRRHLDQLLAGAGTVATLRASDRDLTEGFLALPESQAGDQTTSEELVPVESGPPAPAPPSETPVP, from the exons ATGTATGACCTGAGGGTTGTTATCCCGTCCCCCTTTCGGGTACCCGTGCTCGAAGAACTGCACCTAGGCCATCCCGGTATTGTGCGGAGTAAGGAGTTAGCTCGCAGCTACGTGTGGTGGCC AGGCTCACCCAAGTGGGTTCGTGGAACTGTGCTAAAGAAGACTGGACCAGTCTCATATAATGTCACAGTAACTACACCCCAAGGCAAGCTCATCTGGCGCCGACATCTCGACCAGCTGCTGGCAGGCGCGGGCACTGTGGCGACACTAAGGGCATCCGACCGAGACCTCACGGAGGGGTTCCTGGCCCTCCCTGAAAGCCAGGCTGGTGACCAGACAACGTCAGAAGAGCTGGTGCCCGTGGAGTCTGGACCTCCAGCGCCCGCTCCTCCATCGGAGACACCAGTACCGTAA